The following proteins are co-located in the Maridesulfovibrio sp. genome:
- a CDS encoding SLC13 family permease, translated as MTPEILLVMAVLAFAVLLFIFEWVRVDVVGIIMMVLLPLLGLVTPKQAISGLSSNAVVSIIAVIIIGAGLDKTGVMNSLARVILKFAGKSETRIMSLIAGTVALISGFMQNIGAAALFLPAAKRIGNQTGVPVGRLLMPMGFCAIIGGCLTLVGSSPLILLNDLMIVGGKHYEPFGMFGVTPIGICLLVAALIYFVILGRFILPSKNVDEASGPMSELLANTYGGIGSLYEMHVPETWTCDHDLMNLELRPIYFSTIVAIARERGKNHKIAPDAHEVILPGDHLAVVGPIESVQRMAADYGWSLKDDLETFAEELSPNNAGLMEGIITPRSELVGETLRTLGIRNRFQVSPIAIFRGEKLFISGLTDLRLESGDALLLHGRWEMFHMLKDRPDFVFTEEVKGEILRTEKAKLALMWLAVSLFMILGLHIQLSIALLTGALGMVLTKVLSIDEAYQSVDWMTVFLLGGLIPLGMAFENTGAAKYIADTIMAALGQPSALILLTVIGALTSFFTLVASNVGATVLLVPLSMNMALNAGVDPRIAALTVAVAASNTFVLPTHQVNALIMRPGGYKTIDYVRAGTGMTILYMAVMISALMLLY; from the coding sequence ATGACTCCAGAAATTCTTCTAGTAATGGCAGTACTGGCCTTCGCGGTACTGCTTTTCATATTCGAATGGGTGAGGGTCGACGTAGTCGGCATCATCATGATGGTTTTACTGCCCCTGCTCGGGCTTGTTACACCTAAACAGGCTATCAGCGGCTTAAGCAGTAACGCCGTCGTCTCCATCATTGCGGTAATCATCATCGGAGCCGGACTGGACAAGACCGGCGTGATGAACTCCCTAGCCCGGGTTATCCTTAAATTTGCAGGAAAAAGCGAAACCCGGATCATGTCACTCATAGCCGGGACTGTAGCCTTGATTTCAGGCTTTATGCAGAATATCGGGGCCGCCGCCCTGTTCCTGCCTGCGGCCAAACGCATCGGCAACCAGACCGGAGTTCCTGTTGGCAGACTGCTCATGCCTATGGGATTCTGCGCCATCATCGGCGGCTGCCTGACCCTTGTTGGCTCCAGCCCCCTCATCCTGCTCAACGACCTCATGATTGTAGGCGGCAAGCATTACGAACCCTTCGGAATGTTCGGGGTAACCCCCATCGGCATATGTCTTCTTGTTGCCGCACTTATTTATTTCGTTATTCTGGGCCGTTTTATCCTGCCCAGCAAAAACGTAGATGAAGCCTCAGGTCCCATGTCGGAACTGCTCGCCAACACATACGGCGGCATCGGTTCCCTGTATGAGATGCATGTTCCTGAAACATGGACTTGCGACCACGATCTCATGAACCTTGAGCTGCGGCCCATATATTTTTCAACCATTGTCGCCATTGCACGCGAACGCGGCAAGAACCACAAGATCGCCCCGGATGCACATGAAGTAATCCTGCCCGGTGACCATCTTGCAGTGGTCGGCCCGATCGAATCTGTGCAGCGCATGGCTGCTGACTACGGCTGGTCTCTTAAGGATGATCTTGAAACCTTTGCCGAGGAACTTTCACCCAACAATGCCGGACTCATGGAAGGTATCATCACCCCCCGCTCCGAACTTGTAGGTGAAACCCTGCGCACACTGGGCATCCGGAACCGCTTTCAGGTTTCCCCGATAGCTATTTTCAGGGGTGAGAAGCTGTTCATCAGCGGGTTGACCGACCTGCGCCTTGAATCCGGTGACGCGTTGTTGCTTCATGGCCGCTGGGAAATGTTCCACATGCTCAAAGACCGTCCGGACTTTGTCTTCACCGAAGAGGTAAAAGGCGAAATCCTGCGCACAGAAAAGGCCAAACTGGCTCTCATGTGGCTGGCGGTATCGCTGTTCATGATCCTCGGCCTGCACATCCAGCTCTCAATCGCCCTGCTGACCGGTGCACTGGGAATGGTCCTGACCAAAGTCCTGAGCATTGATGAGGCTTACCAGTCTGTTGACTGGATGACCGTATTCCTGCTCGGCGGGCTTATTCCGCTGGGTATGGCTTTTGAAAACACCGGAGCTGCAAAATACATTGCCGACACCATCATGGCCGCACTGGGACAACCCTCGGCCCTGATCCTGCTGACTGTAATCGGAGCGCTGACCTCGTTCTTCACTCTGGTTGCATCAAACGTCGGCGCAACAGTCCTTCTGGTGCCCCTGTCCATGAACATGGCGCTGAACGCAGGAGTTGATCCGCGTATTGCAGCCCTGACCGTGGCCGTTGCAGCTTCGAACACCTTCGTTCTGCCCACCCATCAGGTCAACGCCCTGATCATGCGCCCCGGAGGATACAAAACAATCGACTACGTTCGTGCCGGGACCGGTATGACCATCCTGTATATGGCCGTCATGATCTCCGCTCTGATGTTACTTTATTAG
- the nhaB gene encoding sodium/proton antiporter NhaB, whose amino-acid sequence MQQTFLQSLGTNFLGHAPKWYKQVILAFLIINPILMFTAGPQVAGWALIAEFIFTLAMALKCYPLPAGGLLAIEAVVMGLTSTETIYHEALNNFEVILLLIFMVAGIYFMKEFLQFTFTRILVRVHSKIAISLMFCFAGAFLSAFLDALTVTAVIIAVAYSFYNIYHRFASGKTLHCEHDLCSDQAVIEKNRSDLKEFRAFLRNLMMHGAVGTALGGVCTLVGEPQNLLIGGEMGWHFVEFFLEVMPVSMPVLAVGLLTCMTVEKFHLFGYGAKLPGNIRSHLLETAVKMEEKQGQAGKTRLIIQSLTGVWLVVALAFHLAAVGIIGLSVIIFLTSMNGYIEEHQLGKAFEEALPFTALLVVFFSIVAVIHDQEIFHPIIEFVLSMQGHTQLAAYYIANGLLSAISDNVFVATVYISETKLHFIKLLGTLPDIGMSAQALMEKLTDPHLARIDVVAGMPQATATKVLETMHHFDKLAVAINTGTNIPSVATPNGQAAFLFLLTSALAPVIRLSYGRMVMLALPYTITMSLTGLAAVNYFL is encoded by the coding sequence ATGCAGCAGACATTCCTGCAATCACTCGGAACCAACTTCCTCGGCCATGCTCCAAAATGGTACAAGCAAGTTATTCTGGCCTTTCTGATCATCAATCCCATACTCATGTTCACAGCCGGACCACAGGTTGCAGGCTGGGCGCTGATTGCCGAATTCATTTTCACACTGGCAATGGCACTGAAATGCTACCCCCTGCCCGCCGGCGGACTGCTGGCAATTGAAGCTGTCGTCATGGGCCTGACTTCAACAGAGACCATCTACCACGAAGCACTGAACAACTTTGAAGTTATCCTGCTGCTTATCTTCATGGTTGCGGGTATCTATTTCATGAAGGAATTCCTACAATTCACCTTTACCCGCATTCTGGTCCGGGTTCACTCCAAAATTGCTATCTCGCTGATGTTCTGCTTTGCCGGAGCATTCCTCTCTGCATTTCTGGACGCCCTCACAGTTACTGCGGTCATCATTGCCGTAGCCTACAGTTTCTACAATATCTACCACAGGTTTGCCTCCGGCAAGACCCTGCATTGCGAGCACGACCTCTGCAGCGATCAGGCGGTAATTGAAAAGAACCGCTCAGACCTGAAAGAGTTCCGGGCCTTCCTGCGCAACCTGATGATGCACGGAGCAGTAGGAACCGCATTAGGCGGAGTATGTACGCTGGTTGGTGAACCCCAGAACCTGCTTATCGGCGGTGAGATGGGCTGGCATTTTGTGGAATTCTTTCTGGAAGTCATGCCCGTATCAATGCCTGTACTGGCAGTAGGGCTGCTGACCTGTATGACCGTGGAAAAATTTCATCTTTTCGGCTATGGCGCAAAGCTGCCCGGAAACATCCGTTCACACCTGCTTGAAACAGCGGTAAAAATGGAAGAAAAACAGGGACAGGCGGGTAAAACCAGACTGATCATCCAATCCCTGACCGGTGTCTGGCTGGTTGTGGCTCTTGCTTTCCACCTTGCAGCAGTAGGTATCATCGGACTTTCCGTCATCATCTTCCTTACTTCCATGAACGGTTACATCGAAGAACACCAGCTTGGTAAGGCTTTTGAAGAAGCACTTCCTTTTACTGCCCTGCTGGTCGTATTCTTCTCCATTGTAGCTGTCATTCATGATCAGGAAATATTCCACCCGATCATTGAATTCGTTCTCAGCATGCAAGGACATACACAGCTTGCAGCATACTACATTGCCAACGGATTGCTCTCCGCAATCTCAGACAACGTATTTGTTGCTACTGTCTATATATCGGAAACAAAACTTCACTTTATCAAACTGCTGGGGACTCTCCCTGACATCGGTATGAGCGCTCAGGCTCTGATGGAAAAGCTTACCGATCCTCATCTGGCGAGGATCGATGTTGTCGCAGGCATGCCTCAGGCTACCGCTACGAAAGTACTTGAAACCATGCATCACTTCGACAAGCTGGCCGTTGCCATTAACACTGGAACCAACATCCCCAGTGTGGCGACCCCTAACGGTCAGGCAGCCTTCCTCTTTCTCCTGACATCCGCTCTTGCTCCGGTTATACGCCTCTCATATGGCCGGATGGTAATGCTGGCATTACCATACACCATCACAATGTCCCTGACCGGCCTCGCGGCAGTTAATTACTTCTTGTAA
- the hydE gene encoding [FeFe] hydrogenase H-cluster radical SAM maturase HydE, whose protein sequence is MTVKEILHALKADNPEALFAQARGIRNSVFGDDVFQRGVVEFSNKCRKNCHYCGLRCCNGQVERYSLDADSILSAARCAIDAGLGTVVLQSGDDKNMDPRFIGEIVQSIKAYADVSVTLCLGDHDRDTYKYWRDCGADRYLLKMETFNSELHARLRPGQSVSERLARLETLCSLGYEAGSGLITGLPGMTPEILAEDLWRLSLLPLDMIAVGPFIPHPDTPLGRFWAGSLDEALRATALVRIMNPKVNIPATSALDALVANGREQGLEAGANVVMPSVTPESVRSEYSIYPGKNLSADSVLKNVVRMQRRLKIAGFRPSSTCGQSPLRTIKDKECLHA, encoded by the coding sequence ATGACCGTAAAAGAAATATTGCACGCCCTTAAGGCGGATAATCCTGAAGCGTTATTTGCCCAAGCCCGTGGAATCCGTAATTCCGTGTTCGGTGATGATGTTTTTCAGCGCGGAGTTGTTGAATTCTCCAACAAGTGCCGCAAGAACTGCCATTATTGCGGACTTCGCTGCTGCAACGGACAAGTGGAGCGTTATTCCCTTGATGCGGACTCAATTCTCTCAGCTGCCCGCTGCGCCATTGATGCGGGGCTGGGAACTGTGGTCCTGCAGTCAGGCGATGATAAAAATATGGATCCGCGTTTCATCGGAGAGATCGTTCAATCCATCAAGGCTTATGCCGATGTATCGGTAACCCTGTGCCTTGGCGATCATGACCGCGATACATATAAATACTGGCGGGATTGCGGAGCAGACCGTTATCTCTTGAAAATGGAGACCTTCAACAGTGAACTGCACGCCCGACTCCGGCCCGGACAGAGTGTCTCCGAACGTCTTGCACGTTTGGAAACATTATGCAGCCTTGGTTATGAAGCTGGTTCCGGTCTGATTACAGGCTTACCCGGCATGACTCCGGAAATTCTGGCTGAGGATTTGTGGCGACTGAGTTTATTGCCGCTGGATATGATAGCGGTGGGTCCGTTTATTCCGCATCCGGATACACCTCTAGGCCGTTTTTGGGCTGGAAGTCTCGATGAAGCTTTGCGGGCAACGGCGCTGGTGCGGATCATGAATCCGAAGGTTAATATCCCGGCAACCAGCGCCTTGGATGCTCTGGTTGCAAATGGACGGGAGCAGGGGCTTGAGGCCGGAGCCAACGTGGTTATGCCTTCTGTTACCCCGGAGTCCGTCCGTTCGGAATACAGTATTTATCCCGGAAAGAACTTATCAGCGGATTCTGTTTTGAAAAATGTTGTCCGGATGCAGCGGAGATTGAAAATAGCGGGTTTCCGTCCCTCCTCCACCTGCGGTCAGTCTCCGCTGCGGACAATTAAGGACAAGGAATGTCTTCATGCGTGA